The Eubacteriaceae bacterium Marseille-Q4139 genome has a window encoding:
- a CDS encoding D-lyxose/D-mannose family sugar isomerase, with product MKRSEINAALKEMEAMLREYRFAVPPFCHFTPAEWEEKGHEYDEIRDNMLGWDITDYGLGDFKKVGFSLITLRNGNLKEKDKYAKTYAEKLLYIREGQYSPMHFHWSKMEDIINRGGGNVLIRVYNSTKEEGLDRESDVHVHVDGREMVVPAGAQVRLAPGESITISPYLYHDFEVEEGTGPVLLGEVSQCNDDNTDNRFYEKVGRFPEIEEDEPPYRLLCSEYPAAKEN from the coding sequence ATGAAACGCAGTGAAATCAATGCGGCTTTAAAGGAAATGGAAGCTATGCTCCGGGAATACCGGTTCGCCGTTCCGCCGTTCTGCCATTTTACGCCGGCGGAGTGGGAGGAGAAAGGACACGAGTACGACGAAATCCGTGACAACATGCTCGGGTGGGACATCACCGACTATGGCCTGGGGGATTTTAAGAAGGTGGGCTTTTCCCTGATTACGCTCAGGAACGGGAACCTGAAGGAAAAAGACAAGTACGCGAAGACTTATGCGGAAAAGCTTTTATACATCCGCGAGGGGCAGTATTCACCGATGCATTTCCACTGGTCGAAGATGGAGGACATCATAAACCGCGGCGGCGGGAATGTGCTGATTCGCGTTTACAATTCCACGAAAGAGGAAGGCCTGGATCGGGAGAGCGATGTCCATGTGCACGTGGACGGCCGCGAGATGGTGGTTCCGGCCGGCGCCCAGGTGCGCCTGGCCCCGGGCGAGAGCATCACAATTTCTCCGTACCTGTACCACGATTTTGAGGTGGAAGAGGGCACAGGGCCGGTACTTCTTGGGGAAGTGAGCCAGTGCAACGACGACAACACCGACAACCGGTTTTACGAAAAGGTGGGGCGGTTCCCGGAAATCGAGGAGGACGAGCCGCCGTACCGGCTTTTATGCAGCGAGTACCCGGCGGCAAAAGAAAATTAA
- a CDS encoding carbohydrate ABC transporter permease, translating to MVKKAGIYIFLIAAAFLSLFPFYFMFVSGTNTNQAILQAPPRLLPGAMLLENFSILIEKMDIIRVAFNTLFISTVFTVLTLVLYSSAGYILAKFEFKGKGLIFGFIMVSMMIPAQVMYVPLFQLFVSVNMTNTYSAVILPSLANAFGVFLMRQNMMNFPTALVEAARIDGASEFGIFCRIVLPNVKPALSALVIYMFTNMWNNFMWPLIVLETKEMYNFPVALAVLDGNPTNKNFAVILLATAIATLPILVIFMVFQKQFVAGVMGGAVKE from the coding sequence ATGGTAAAAAAAGCAGGAATTTATATCTTTTTAATCGCTGCGGCCTTTCTTTCCCTGTTTCCCTTCTACTTTATGTTTGTAAGCGGAACCAACACAAACCAGGCAATCCTTCAGGCGCCGCCGCGGCTGCTCCCGGGTGCCATGCTCCTTGAGAATTTCTCTATCCTCATTGAGAAAATGGACATCATCCGGGTAGCCTTCAATACCTTGTTCATCTCCACGGTTTTTACCGTGCTGACCCTGGTGCTTTACTCTTCCGCCGGATACATCCTGGCAAAGTTTGAATTCAAGGGCAAGGGCCTGATCTTCGGCTTTATCATGGTCTCCATGATGATCCCGGCACAGGTCATGTACGTCCCCTTGTTCCAGCTTTTCGTGTCCGTGAACATGACGAACACCTACTCCGCCGTCATCCTGCCCTCCCTGGCAAACGCCTTCGGCGTCTTCCTTATGAGGCAGAACATGATGAACTTCCCCACGGCCCTCGTGGAGGCGGCAAGGATCGACGGGGCCAGCGAATTCGGTATTTTCTGCCGGATCGTGCTTCCGAATGTGAAGCCGGCCTTAAGCGCCCTCGTCATCTACATGTTCACGAATATGTGGAACAACTTCATGTGGCCGTTGATCGTCCTTGAAACAAAGGAAATGTACAACTTCCCGGTGGCCCTGGCCGTCCTGGACGGGAACCCCACCAACAAAAACTTCGCCGTCATCCTGTTGGCGACTGCCATCGCAACGCTTCCGATCCTGGTAATCTTCATGGTATTCCAGAAGCAGTTTGTGGCCGGCGTCATGGGCGGAGCGGTAAAAGAGTGA